In Chaetodon trifascialis isolate fChaTrf1 chromosome 4, fChaTrf1.hap1, whole genome shotgun sequence, one DNA window encodes the following:
- the vamp4 gene encoding vesicle-associated membrane protein 4 isoform X1, whose product MREPDREEQAEDNMPPKFKRHLNDDEVTGSIRSERRNLLEEDSDEEEDFFLRGPTGPRFGPQNDKMKQVQSQVDEVIDVMQENISKVIERGERLDDLQDKSESLSDNASAFSSRAKQLHRRMWWRDMKMKMIIALVVVALLLIIIIPVILRYR is encoded by the exons ATG AGGGAGCCAGATCGGGAGGAGCAGGCTGAAGACAACATGCCCCCCAAGTTTAAACGACACCTCAACGACGACGAGGTCACAGGATCCATTCGCAGCGAGAGG aggaacctgctggaggaggactctgatgaggaggaggacttcTTTCT gagaGGGCCCACAGGACCCAGATTTGGACCTCAGAATGACAAAATGAAGCA GGTGCAGTCGCAGGTGGATGAAGTGATCGACGTGATGCAGGAGAACATCTCTAAGGTGATAGAGAGGGGCGAGCGTCTCGACGACCTGCAGGACAAGTCGG AGAGCCTATCGGACAACGCGTCTGCCTTCAGTAGCCGAGCCAAACAGCTGCACAGGAGGATGTGGTGGAGAGACATGAAG ATGAAGATGATTATTGCCTTGGTAGTCGTCGCGCTCCTGCTCATTATCATCA ttcCAGTGATCCTGCGATACCGCTAG
- the vamp4 gene encoding vesicle-associated membrane protein 4 isoform X2 yields MPPKFKRHLNDDEVTGSIRSERRNLLEEDSDEEEDFFLRGPTGPRFGPQNDKMKQVQSQVDEVIDVMQENISKVIERGERLDDLQDKSESLSDNASAFSSRAKQLHRRMWWRDMKMKMIIALVVVALLLIIIIPVILRYR; encoded by the exons ATGCCCCCCAAGTTTAAACGACACCTCAACGACGACGAGGTCACAGGATCCATTCGCAGCGAGAGG aggaacctgctggaggaggactctgatgaggaggaggacttcTTTCT gagaGGGCCCACAGGACCCAGATTTGGACCTCAGAATGACAAAATGAAGCA GGTGCAGTCGCAGGTGGATGAAGTGATCGACGTGATGCAGGAGAACATCTCTAAGGTGATAGAGAGGGGCGAGCGTCTCGACGACCTGCAGGACAAGTCGG AGAGCCTATCGGACAACGCGTCTGCCTTCAGTAGCCGAGCCAAACAGCTGCACAGGAGGATGTGGTGGAGAGACATGAAG ATGAAGATGATTATTGCCTTGGTAGTCGTCGCGCTCCTGCTCATTATCATCA ttcCAGTGATCCTGCGATACCGCTAG
- the rangrf gene encoding ran guanine nucleotide release factor, whose protein sequence is MEMQGAAQAHPLFGGALSAVLPHSTKDVSELREIPDNQEVFAHANTDQSLIVELVEYQGQVADQDAARYHFEDIAGSNKALEPGAYEVTNVVTLSKSELSLSDCSCAWMLTGTQCVSKFNEEARNTVTLHLGLFRLPQFSTDVLITFNDPQSISPDSSSAASVGTHREPWTVQDFQRLLQTLTLHNPGLFG, encoded by the coding sequence ATGGAGATGCAGGGTGCTGCTCAGGCTCATCCTCTGTTCGGAGGAGCGCTGTCAGCCGTCCTCCCCCACAGCACCAAAGACGTCAGTGAGCTGAGGGAGATCCCGGACAACCAGGAGGTGTTCGCCCACGCAAACACCGACCAGAGCCTGATCGTGGAGCTGGTGGAGTACCAGGGTCAGGTGGCAGACCAGGACGCCGCCAGGTATCACTTTGAAGACATAGCAGGCAGTAACAAAGCTTTGGAGCCAGGTGCTTATGAAGTGACCAATGTTGTGACCCTGTCCAAGTCTGAGCTGTCCctgtcagactgcagctgtGCCTGGATGCTGACTGGGACACAGTGTGTATCTAAATTCAACGAAGAAGCGAGGAATACGGTGACGCTTCACCTGGGCCTGTTCCGTCTGCCTCAGTTCTCCACAGATGTCCTGATAACTTTCAACGACCCGCAGAGCATCAGCCCggacagcagcagtgctgcgTCAGTGGGGACACACAGGGAGCCATGGACGGTGCAGGACTTCCAGCGCTTGTTGCAGACTCTGACTCTGCACAACCCGGGGCTGTTTGGCTAG
- the mettl13 gene encoding eEF1A lysine and N-terminal methyltransferase, whose amino-acid sequence MSLLPRTSDEFSSAEYWERFFKRRGEKAFEWYGDYNKLCGVLHKYIKVQHKVLVVGCGNSELSEQLYDVGYKHLTNIDISETVVTHMNQRNAERRPGLTFQQVDATQTPYEDASYQAALDKGTLDAMASEEEGALARNMLTEVGRVLSVGGRYVCVTLAQESVIKLAVEHFVQLGWAVRLHCLQEESGNEEDSFALPVFVLVCTKFRQPMPTPILEMCLGEDGAPTRLAQVAELLSAVREHQAYSVLKKRLRTGTDSSSSPSLTLCHAKTGQPRYTLTVQDCPPGAKVPRSNQFAIFIVPQGSETAWQYSSSEGQKQLAASANFRRLVIVAMHRNQEYEDMQAVQSELSPMVMDLAPPGIPANQQVPFLSVGGDLGWREEVSRGVSELSGDYCVENVRGEDGELYRRLVFLSNSALVQSESRLVSSNAASSNKKKNKRKVKPTAAPTTSSASLSVDSGFLCCAHHEVMVAGLAMLGVGTPQNKDAPVSVLLVGLGGGGLPQFLRDFVPNVTVEVVELDPVVMEVAKEWFGFRPDDRLTVTIGDGLERICALEKEGGRLFDAIMFDVDNKDSTVGMSCPPAAFVETSILQKVCSLLTPRGVFILNLVCRNMALRKSVLERVSAMFPTVLSRKIEGEVNEVLLCSRGENETPDAAHILPSLNKAAKSLQSALCSNRTGTNSSPHIDIAELLKDLKVE is encoded by the exons ATGAGTCTTTTACCTCGTACCTCCGATGAGTTCAGCTCCGCAGAGTACTGGGAGAGATTCTTTAAGAGGCGCGGAGAGAAGGCTTTTGAGTGGTATGGAGACTACAACAAACTGTGCGGCGTGCTGCATAAATACATCAAAGTCCAGCATAAG GTGTTGGTGGTCGGTTGTGGTAACTCTGAGCTGAGTGAACAGCTTTACGACGTTGGCTACAAACATCTAACTAATATTGACATCAGCGAGACAGTGGTGACCCATATGAACCAGCGAAATGCCGAGCGCCGGCCGGGCCTCACCTTCCAGCAGGTGGATGCTACACAAACTCCATACGAGGATGCCAGCTACCAGGCTGCTCTGGATAAGGGCACGCTGGATGCCATGGcatcagaagaagaaggagcacTGGCCAGGAACATGCTCACTGAG GTGGGCCGTGTGCTCAGCGTCGGCGGCCGGTATGTCTGTGTGACGCTGGCTCAGGAGAGTGTCATCAAATTGGCTGTGGAGCACTTTGTTCAGCTGGGGTGGGCGGTGAGGCTCCACTGTCTGCAGGAGGAAAGTGGGAATGAAGAGGACTCCTTTGCTCTGCCTGTCTTTGTTCTGGTCTGCACCAAGTTTCGCCAGCCTATGCCCACACCTATTCTGGAGATGTGTCTTGGGGAAGATGGAGCCCCTACTCGTCTCGCACAGGTGGCAGAGTTGTTGTCGGCTGTGAGGGAGCATCAGGCTTACTCCGTCTTGAAAAAGAGGCTCCGAACAGGCACCGACTCCAGCTCGAGCCCCTCACTCACCCTCTGCCATGCCAAGACTGGCCAACCCAGATACACTCTCACAGTACAAGATTGTCCCCCGGGCGCCAAGGTGCCACGATCAAACCAGTTTGCAATTTTCATTG TGCCTCAAGGCAGTGAGACAGCTTGGCAGTACAGCTCCAGTGAGGGTCAAAAGCAGCTGGCAGCCAGTGCAAACTTTCGGCGTCTGGTTATTGTGGCAATGCACAGGAATCAGGAGTACGAAGACATGCAGGCTGTCCAGTCAGAACTCTCACCGATGGTGATGGACCTGGCTCCCCCGGGTATACCAGCAAACCAGCAG GTGCCATTTCTGTCAGTTGGAGGTGACCTGGGCTGGCGAGAGGAGGTCAGCAGGGGTGTGAGCGAGCTGAGCGGCGATTACTGCGTGGAGAATGtcagaggagaagatggagaacTGTATCGGAGACTCGTGTTCCTGTCTAATAGCGCCCTCGTCCAATCGGAGAGTCGCCTTGTCTCTTCAAATGCTG CTTCCAgtaacaagaagaaaaacaaaaggaaggTCAAGCCAACAGCAGCTCCAACAACATCTTCAGCCTCTCTGTCGGTGGACAGTGGCTTCCTCTGCTGCGCTCACCATGAAGTGATGGTGGCTGGCCTCGCCATGCTCGGGGTGGGCACGCCACAGAACAAAG ATGCCCCCGTGTCAGTGCTCCTGGTGGGGCTCGGTGGAGGAGGCCTGCCTCAGTTTCTACGGGACTTTGTGCCCAATGTTACAGTTGAGGTTGTAGAACTAGACCCTGTTGTGATGGAGGTGGCGAAGGAATGGTTCGGGTTTCGACCAGATGACCGGCTGACTGTCACTATCGGGGACGGCCTTGAACGCATCTGTGCCCTGGAGAAAGAGG GTGGTCGTTTGTTTGATGCCATCATGTTCGACGTTGACAACAAAGACAGTACTGTGGGTATGAgctgtcctcctgctgcctTTGTAGAAACCTCGATCCTGCAGaaagtctgcagcctgctgaccCCCAGAG GTGTATTCATACTGAACCTCGTGTGCCGCAACATGGCCTTGAGGAAAAGCGTGTTGGAGCGTGTGAGCGCCATGTTTCCCACCGTCCTATCTAGAAAGATCGAAGGGGAGGTCAACGAAGTCCTTCTGTGCTCCCGTGGTGAAAACGAGACACCGGACGCTGCTCATATCCTTCCATCCCTGAACAAAGCAGCCAAGAGTCTGCAGAGCGCGCTGTGCTCCAACAGGACTGGAACCAACAGCAGCCCACATATAGACATTGCAGAGTTGTTGAAAGACCTGAAAGTAGAGTAA
- the itpa gene encoding inosine triphosphate pyrophosphatase produces MAVPAGRSVVFVTGNAKKLEEVIQILGDKFPYKLVSKKIDLPEYQGEPDEISIQKCKEAARQIDGPVVVEDTCLCFSALGGLPGPYIKWFLDKLKPEGLYKLLAGFEDKSAWALCTFAFSAGKDQPVQLFRGKTEGHIVEPRGPRDFGWDPCFQPEGYDKTYAELPKEVKNSISHRYRALAAMSEHFSQTNNTSPQSKKKKKEEEED; encoded by the exons ATGGCTGTGCCAGCAGGCAGGTCTGTGGTCTTCGTGACTGGAAACGCAAAAAAATTGGAAGAG GTCATTCAGATCCTGGGAGACAAGTTTCCCTACAAACTAGTGTCAAAAAAGATCGACC TGCCTGAATACCAAGGAGAGCCAGATGAGATTTCCATACAGAAGTGTAAGGAGGCTGCACGGCAG ATTGATGGACCAGTCGTAGTGGAGGacacatgtctgtgtttcagtgctttGGGAGGCCTACCTGGTCCTTACAT AAAATGGTTCCTGGATAAACTCAAACCAGAAG GCTTGTACAAACTCCTAGCTGGGTTTGAAGATAAATCAGCGTGGGCTCTCTGCACCTTTGCTTTCTCTGCAGGGAAAGATCAACCAGTGCAGCTCTTTAGAGGGAAAACAGAG GGACACATTGTGGAACCCAGGGGACCGCGAGACTTTGGATGGGATCCCTGTTTCCAGCCTGAGGGATATGACAAAAC ctACGCTGAACTGCCAAAAGAAGTGAAGAATTCTATCTCTCACCGCTACCGGGCACTGGCTGCTATGTCTGAGCACTTCTCTCAAACCAACAATACCTCACCAcagagcaagaagaagaagaaggaggaggaggaggattaa